A window from Triticum aestivum cultivar Chinese Spring chromosome 6D, IWGSC CS RefSeq v2.1, whole genome shotgun sequence encodes these proteins:
- the LOC123142474 gene encoding proline-, glutamic acid- and leucine-rich protein 1-like codes for MDKQKGKASGKEKEKERTLDSIMKRKLPVSGMQKGNEKGNAAATTRLPRKLTNDSSNVPIAELLYRVKKKPPPRRLPDPTGAGVRAGIAVASGSANYYEREATSSQAMEHDKQAEEDHEEVEEDEEEDEEEKDTLFEVPPGVGDKSDSDGFVDSEEEAFEGDDIPRMV; via the exons ATGGACAAGCAAAAGGGGAAGGCGagtgggaaggagaaggagaaagagaggacGTTGGACTCCATTATGAAGAGAAAGTTGCCGGTCTCGGGGATGCAGAAGGGGAATGAGAAGGGCAATGCAGCAGCTACTACACGGCTGCCGAGGAAGCTGACAAATGATTCCAGCAATGTCCCAATCGCTGAGTTGTTGTATAGGGTAAAAAAGAAACCTCCGCCTCGACGTCTCCCTGACCCCACCGGCGCTGGCGtgcgtgccggaatcgccgttgcCTCCGGCTCCGCAAACTACTATGAGAGGGAGGCTACATCTTCGCAG GCAATGGAGCATGATAAGCAAGCGGAGGAGGATCATGAAGAGgtggaagaggatgaggaggaggacgaggaagagaaAGATACTTTGTTTGAGGTGCCGCCTGGGGTTGGTGACAAATCAGATTCAGATGGGTTTGTGGATAGTGAAGAAGAAGCCTTCGAAGGTGATGACATTCCGAGGATGGTCTAG